One window of the Rosa rugosa chromosome 3, drRosRugo1.1, whole genome shotgun sequence genome contains the following:
- the LOC133741031 gene encoding uroporphyrinogen-III synthase, chloroplastic isoform X1 — protein sequence MAQISLSSSSSCPLIHRRIFLPCAFSIQATSTTSNSQPPKVVVTRERGKNAKLITSLAKQGISCLELPLIQHTREPDRDRLSTVLTDTAFDWIVITSPEAGSVFLESWKAAGTPTVKVGVVGAGTASVFEQVLQSSKNSLSLAFVPSKATGKVLASELPKNRKDKCTVLYPASAKAGNEIEEGLSNRGFEVTRLNTYTTGPVDHVDQMVLKQALSAPVVAVASPSAVHAWVNLISESEQWNNSVACIGETTAKAARRLGLRNVYYPVQPGLEGWVDSIVEALGANVHL from the exons ATGGCACAGATTTccctttcctcttcctcttcttgtcCTCTAATTCACCGGCGAATCTTTCTTCCTTGTGCTTTTTCAATCCAAGCTACCTCGACGACTTCAAATTCGCAGCCGCCGAAAGTCGTCGTCACCAGAGAGCGCGGCAAGAATGCCAAACTCATCACCTCTCTG GCGAAGCAGGGAATCAGCTGTTTGGAGCTTCCCCTCATCCAGCATACACGCGAGCCTGATCGAGATAGGCTTTCTACTGTATTGACTG ATACTGCGTTTGACTGGATTGTCATAACTTCCCCTGAAGCTGGTTCAGTCTTTTTGGAGTCATGGAA GGCTGCCGGAACTCCAACTGTTAAGGTTGGTGTCGTCGGGGCTGGTACAGCAAGTGTCTTTGAGCAAGTACTGCAGTCATCAAAGAACTCCCTCAGTCTTGCCTTTGTGCCATCAAAAG CAACAGGCAAGGTTTTGGCTTCAGAGCTCCCTAAGAATAGGAAAGACAAATGCACAGTCCTATATCCTGCTTCTGCAAAAGCTGGCAATGAGATTG AGGAAGGCCTGTCCAATCGTGGATTTGAGGTCACAAGGCTAAATACGTACACCACG GGACCTGTTGACCACGTCGATCAAATGGTTTTGAAGCAGGCTCTTTCTGCCCCTGTTGTTGCAGTTGCTTCTCCTTCTGCAGTTCA TGCTTGGGTCAATCTTATTTCTGAGTCTGAGCAATGGAACAATTCGGTTGCCTGTATTGGTGAGACAACTGCCAAGGCTGCTAGGAGATTAGGCTTGAGAAATGTTTACTATCCAGTGCAACCAGGTCTTGAAGG ATGGGTGGATAGCATTGTTGAAGCATTGGGAGCAAATGTCCATTTGTAG
- the LOC133736726 gene encoding serine carboxypeptidase 1-like — MKLSEFTCLLLLCSYQLTFLLPCNANQIDNLNRLIKSRRFRTNRPPHSQSFVVSDVEDHEFSSPVYVGPQDGLKEADKIDALPGQPNLSPGEKFNQYAGYVTVDPIAGRALFYYFVESPQNSSTKPLVLWLNGGPGCSSFGYGAMEELGAFRVNSDGKTLFRNDHAWNNVANVLFLESPAGVGFSYSNNKSDYENVGDKRTAKDSYTFLVNWLERFPQYKSRDFFIIGESYAGHYAPQLAHTILSKNNATKQTKINLKGIAIGNPWIDDKDGTLGGYDYLWTHDLNSDETHAGIQKYCDFASGNISQTCIIYMNKSADELGDIDIYDIYAPQCNISSGSKYVSEAPSVNSFDPCSDKYVEDYLNLAEVKAALHVKPTNWTACSGIGWTDGPTTILPRIKQLIASGMSLWIYSGDTDASVPGTSSRYSINRLKLPIEKPWRPWNANGEVGGYVIGYRGLTFATVRGAGHMVPSYQPQRALTLISSFLQGTLPPAFPAKSQ; from the exons ATGAAGCTATCAGAGTTTACATGTTTGCTCCTCCTGTGTAGCTACCAATTGACCTTTCTTTTACCATGCAACGCCAACCAAATTGACAACCTCAACAGGTTGATCAAATCTCGCAGATTTAGAACTAATCGTCCTCCTCATTCGCAATCCTTCGTTGTTTCGGATGTCGAGGATCACGAATTTTCTTCTCCAGTTTATGTTGGACCCCAAGATGGGTTGAAGGAAGCTGATAAGATTGATGCTTTGCCAGGACAACCTAATCTTAGTCCCGGAGAAAAATTTAATCAATATGCAGGCTATGTTACAGTGGATCCTATAGCTGGGAGAGCACTGTTCTACTACTTTGTAGAGTCACCTCAAAATTCTTCAACTAAACCTCTAGTGTTATGGTTAAATGGAG GACCAGGATGTTCATCTTTTGGGTATGGAGCCATGGAAGAATTGGGAGCTTTCAGAGTTAACAGTGATGGAAAGACATTATTCCGGAACGATCATGCTTGGAACAATG TGGCGAATGTACTGTTCTTGGAGTCTCCGGCAGGGGTTGGGTTCTCTTATTCAAACAACAAATCGGACTACGAAAACGTTGGTGACAAGAGAACGGCGAAAGACTCGTACACATTTCTTGTAAACTGGCTAGAGAGATTTCCTCAATACAAGAGTAGAGATTTCTTCATAATTGGAGAGAGCTACGCTGGTCATTACGCACCTCAACTTGCTCACACCATTCTCTCAAAGAACAACGCCACAAAGCAAACAAAAATCAATCTCAAAGGCATTGCG ATTGGGAATCCTTGGATCGATGACAAGGATGGCACACTAGGTGGTTATGATTATTTGTGGACACATGATTTGAACTCGGACGAAACTCATGCCGGAATACAAAAATATTGTGACTTTGCCTCGGGTAATATATCGCAGACGTGTATTATCTATATGAACAAATCAGCCGACGAGCTTGGAGACATTGATATTTACGACATCTACGCTCCACAGTGCAACATATCATCTGGATCCAAATATGTCTCAGAAGCTCCTTCT GTTAATAGTTTTGATCCATGCTCTGATAAATATGTGGAGGACTATCTAAACCTCGCCGAGGTGAAAGCAGCTCTTCATGTTAAACCCACAAACTGGACAGCTTGCAG TGGTATAGGATGGACAGACGGCCCAACAACCATTCTACCCAGAATAAAGCAGCTTATAGCAAGTGGGATGAGTTTATGGATATACAG TGGAGACACCGATGCAAGTGTGCCAGGCACGTCCTCTAGATACTCCATAAACAGGCTCAAGCTACCGATTGAGAAGCCATGGCGGCCATGGAACGCTAATGGAGAGGTTGGAGGATATGTGATTGGCTACAGGGGGTTAACATTTGCTACGGTAAGGGGAGCTGGCCATATGGTTCCCAGCTACCAACCACAGCGAGCACTCACCTTGATCTCATCATTTCTTCAAGGGACGCTTCCTCCTGCCTTCCCAGCCAAATCCCAATAG
- the LOC133741031 gene encoding uroporphyrinogen-III synthase, chloroplastic isoform X2 yields the protein MAQISLSSSSSCPLIHRRIFLPCAFSIQATSTTSNSQPPKVVVTRERGKNAKLITSLAKQGISCLELPLIQHTREPDRDRLSTVLTDTAFDWIVITSPEAGSVFLESWKAAGTPTVKVGVVGAGTASVFEQVLQSSKNSLSLAFVPSKGKVLASELPKNRKDKCTVLYPASAKAGNEIEEGLSNRGFEVTRLNTYTTGPVDHVDQMVLKQALSAPVVAVASPSAVHAWVNLISESEQWNNSVACIGETTAKAARRLGLRNVYYPVQPGLEGWVDSIVEALGANVHL from the exons ATGGCACAGATTTccctttcctcttcctcttcttgtcCTCTAATTCACCGGCGAATCTTTCTTCCTTGTGCTTTTTCAATCCAAGCTACCTCGACGACTTCAAATTCGCAGCCGCCGAAAGTCGTCGTCACCAGAGAGCGCGGCAAGAATGCCAAACTCATCACCTCTCTG GCGAAGCAGGGAATCAGCTGTTTGGAGCTTCCCCTCATCCAGCATACACGCGAGCCTGATCGAGATAGGCTTTCTACTGTATTGACTG ATACTGCGTTTGACTGGATTGTCATAACTTCCCCTGAAGCTGGTTCAGTCTTTTTGGAGTCATGGAA GGCTGCCGGAACTCCAACTGTTAAGGTTGGTGTCGTCGGGGCTGGTACAGCAAGTGTCTTTGAGCAAGTACTGCAGTCATCAAAGAACTCCCTCAGTCTTGCCTTTGTGCCATCAAAAG GCAAGGTTTTGGCTTCAGAGCTCCCTAAGAATAGGAAAGACAAATGCACAGTCCTATATCCTGCTTCTGCAAAAGCTGGCAATGAGATTG AGGAAGGCCTGTCCAATCGTGGATTTGAGGTCACAAGGCTAAATACGTACACCACG GGACCTGTTGACCACGTCGATCAAATGGTTTTGAAGCAGGCTCTTTCTGCCCCTGTTGTTGCAGTTGCTTCTCCTTCTGCAGTTCA TGCTTGGGTCAATCTTATTTCTGAGTCTGAGCAATGGAACAATTCGGTTGCCTGTATTGGTGAGACAACTGCCAAGGCTGCTAGGAGATTAGGCTTGAGAAATGTTTACTATCCAGTGCAACCAGGTCTTGAAGG ATGGGTGGATAGCATTGTTGAAGCATTGGGAGCAAATGTCCATTTGTAG